The window GTTCGCCCACCCCGACCCCGGGCGGCTGGACGGGACCGTCGAGCGGCTGGCGTCCGGCGAGCCGACCCGCGAGGACCGGGCGGAGTTCGCGGCCGTCGCCGGGGCCTCGGCGCCGGGCACGGGGGCGATCAGCGAGGACTGGTACGAGCGGCTGTACGACGAGGCGCTCGCCGCCGACGCGTGGACGGGCCGGGCCATCGAGACGTGGGAGCGGATGGCGGCCGAGCGCGTCGGCGAGCGGGCGCCCGCGTCGCGGCTCGCGCGGCGGGTCGAGGACGCCGACGGGGCGCCGGGGACGCCGGGTTGGGACTGACGGGGCGGCCGGCGAGAACGGCGGGACGGCCGCTCGGGCCGACAGTTAAGGCGCTCGCCGCCCCCGTTGGGGTATGCGAGTGCTGGTGACCGGAGCGGCGGGGTTCGTCGGGAGCCACCTCGTCCCGGTGCTGGTCGAGCGCGGCCACGAGGTCCACGCCCTGGTCCGGGACGCGGAGGGGTACGAGGTGCCGCCGGGGGTGACCGCCTGCGACGGGGACCTGCTGGACCGCGGGAGCTTCGAGGGCGCGCTGGCGGGCGTCGACGCCGCCTACTACCTCGTCCACTCGATGCGGGCGGGCGACGACTTCGAGGCGAAGGACCGCCGGGCCGCGCGGAACTTCGCGACGGCGGCCAGCGAGGCGGGCCTGGACCGGGTGGTCTACCTGGGCGGGCTCGGCGACGAGAACGGCGACCTGTCGGCGCACCTCCGCTCCAGACGGGAGGTCGAGTCCCTGCTGGCGGACGGCGAGTACGCCCTGACGACGCTGCGGGCGGCCATCGTCATCGGCCCGGGGAGCGCCGGCTTCGAGATGATCCGGCAGCTGGCCGGCCGGCTGCCGGTGATGGTGACGCCGCGGTGGATCCACACGGACTGTCATCCGATCGCGATCGGCGACGTCGTCGCCTACCTGGCCGGCGCGCTGGAGGTACCGGCGACTGCCGGAGAGACCTACGAGGTCGGCGGCCCGGAGGTGCTGAGCTACGCCGAGATCGTCCGGCGGACCGCCGCCGCGATGGGGCAGCGGCCGCCGCGGGTCATCTCGGTACCGGTGCTGACGCCGCGGCTGTCGAGCTACTGGGTCGAGTTCGTGACCGACGTGCCCGCCAGCGTGGTCCGGCCGCTGATCCTGGGGCTGAAGAACCCCGTCGTCGCCGACGACGGCCCCATCCGGGAGCACCTGCCCGTCGCGCTGACGCCGTTCGACGAGGCGGTCGGGCGGGCGCTGGCCGGCCGCTCCCCGTCGAACGCGAGTGAGCGGCTGGACGCGGCGCTGG of the Halomicrobium salinisoli genome contains:
- a CDS encoding NAD(P)H-binding protein codes for the protein MRVLVTGAAGFVGSHLVPVLVERGHEVHALVRDAEGYEVPPGVTACDGDLLDRGSFEGALAGVDAAYYLVHSMRAGDDFEAKDRRAARNFATAASEAGLDRVVYLGGLGDENGDLSAHLRSRREVESLLADGEYALTTLRAAIVIGPGSAGFEMIRQLAGRLPVMVTPRWIHTDCHPIAIGDVVAYLAGALEVPATAGETYEVGGPEVLSYAEIVRRTAAAMGQRPPRVISVPVLTPRLSSYWVEFVTDVPASVVRPLILGLKNPVVADDGPIREHLPVALTPFDEAVGRALAGRSPSNASERLDAALAAADDGADPESGAQSGGEA